The following are encoded together in the Deinococcus soli (ex Cha et al. 2016) genome:
- a CDS encoding 23S rRNA (pseudouridine(1915)-N(3))-methyltransferase RlmH: MRLHLITVGEPKLAYARAGWDEYEKRLRRYHKVQVTRVTGKTQALESEAVRRAAGRAPLVLLDPRGRQFTSEGLSAYLDAQGVAGVGELAFAIGGPDGHTDELRAGAHLLWGLGQLTLPHDLAMVVLAEALYRASTISAGEPYHRG, from the coding sequence GTGCGACTGCACCTGATCACCGTGGGGGAACCGAAGCTGGCGTACGCGCGCGCCGGGTGGGACGAGTACGAGAAGCGGCTGCGCCGGTACCACAAGGTGCAGGTGACGCGCGTGACCGGCAAGACCCAGGCGCTGGAGAGTGAGGCGGTGCGCCGCGCCGCCGGGCGGGCGCCACTGGTGCTGCTCGATCCGCGCGGGCGGCAGTTCACGTCCGAGGGTCTGAGCGCGTACCTGGACGCGCAGGGCGTGGCGGGCGTGGGCGAACTGGCCTTCGCGATCGGCGGGCCGGACGGACACACCGACGAGTTGCGGGCCGGGGCGCACCTGTTGTGGGGGCTGGGGCAGCTGACCCTGCCGCACGACCTGGCGATGGTGGTGCTCGCGGAGGCGCTGTACCGGGCCAGCACGATCAGTGCGGGCGAACCGTATCACCGGGGCTGA
- a CDS encoding GNAT family N-acetyltransferase, translated as MSEMTPAPAEQWFDTPELCGRLVTLEGLRPEHGADLSAGATPETIRFLARGGPKENTPQAWAAYVERLNALPRRVNFAVRSRASGRVVGRISYSEVNAADRWVEVGTMLLPGAQGTGVNADAKVLVMDRAFGVLRANRVHFKVDALNERSLRAMRRLGATEEGVLRAYQVRPDGSARDSVMFSVLRGEWPEVRAGLLARLPGDSPRSGEGRAS; from the coding sequence ATGAGCGAGATGACCCCTGCCCCCGCCGAACAGTGGTTCGACACGCCCGAGTTGTGTGGGCGGCTGGTGACGCTGGAAGGCCTGCGCCCGGAACACGGCGCGGACCTGAGTGCCGGGGCGACCCCGGAGACCATCCGGTTCCTGGCGCGTGGCGGCCCCAAGGAGAACACCCCGCAGGCCTGGGCGGCGTACGTGGAGCGACTGAACGCCCTGCCGCGCCGCGTGAACTTCGCGGTGCGGTCTCGGGCGTCGGGGCGGGTCGTGGGCCGCATCAGTTACAGCGAGGTGAACGCCGCCGACCGCTGGGTGGAGGTCGGGACGATGCTGCTGCCCGGGGCGCAGGGCACCGGCGTGAACGCGGACGCGAAGGTGCTCGTCATGGACCGGGCGTTCGGGGTGCTGCGCGCGAACCGCGTGCACTTCAAGGTGGACGCCCTGAACGAGCGCAGCCTGCGGGCCATGCGCCGCCTGGGCGCCACCGAGGAGGGCGTGCTGCGCGCGTATCAGGTGCGCCCGGACGGGTCGGCGCGGGACTCGGTGATGTTCAGCGTCCTGCGCGGCGAGTGGCCGGAGGTGCGCGCGGGGCTGCTGGCGCGGCTCCCGGGGGATTCCCCCCGTTCGGGGGAGGGACGCGCTTCATGA
- a CDS encoding phospho-N-acetylmuramoyl-pentapeptide-transferase, whose product MMVVTALLSWFLVGLFVRMSRARGWGQRVRQDGPQTHLVKEGTPTAGGVPFVLALSVVFLPLYLTGNAGGPRELVIWLTALAMGVIGGVDDLLKIRSRMTGRGRSELLAREKFPLQFLVGLVFAYFAAPLASHELVPGFGPVGDVILLTLVMVGSVNAFNFTDGLDGLLGGVAIIVLLPLLALSPVSALLVAALLGFLWFNAHPARVFMGDMGSHAIGAVAAGAYVLYADVWLLPIAAIIPVVAVLSVVIQVASFKLRGKRVFKMSPIQHHFEHKDIGWPETHVTMRFWMVSAVATALVWWLLGGRP is encoded by the coding sequence ATGATGGTCGTCACGGCGCTGCTGTCATGGTTCCTGGTGGGCCTGTTCGTCCGTATGAGCAGGGCGCGTGGCTGGGGGCAGCGGGTGCGGCAGGATGGCCCGCAGACGCATCTGGTCAAGGAGGGCACGCCCACGGCGGGCGGCGTGCCTTTCGTGCTGGCCCTGAGCGTGGTGTTCCTGCCGCTGTACCTGACCGGGAACGCCGGGGGGCCGCGCGAGCTGGTCATCTGGCTGACGGCGCTGGCGATGGGCGTGATCGGCGGCGTGGACGACCTGCTGAAGATCCGGTCGCGCATGACCGGCAGGGGCCGCTCGGAGCTGCTGGCCCGCGAGAAGTTCCCGCTGCAGTTCCTGGTGGGGCTGGTCTTCGCGTACTTCGCGGCGCCGCTGGCGTCGCATGAGCTCGTGCCGGGGTTCGGGCCGGTGGGGGACGTGATCCTGCTGACGCTGGTCATGGTGGGCAGCGTGAACGCCTTCAACTTCACGGACGGGCTGGACGGGCTGCTGGGGGGCGTGGCGATCATCGTGCTGCTGCCGCTGCTGGCGCTGTCCCCGGTCAGTGCGCTGCTGGTCGCGGCGCTGCTGGGTTTCCTGTGGTTCAACGCGCACCCGGCGCGGGTGTTCATGGGCGACATGGGCAGTCACGCGATCGGGGCGGTCGCGGCCGGCGCGTACGTGCTGTACGCGGATGTGTGGCTGCTGCCCATCGCGGCGATCATCCCGGTCGTGGCGGTGCTCAGCGTGGTCATTCAGGTCGCGTCGTTCAAGCTGCGGGGCAAGCGGGTGTTCAAGATGTCCCCGATCCAGCATCACTTCGAGCACAAGGACATCGGCTGGCCCGAGACGCACGTCACCATGCGGTTCTGGATGGTGTCGGCGGTGGCGACGGCCCTGGTGTGGTGGCTGCTCGGCGGCAGACCTTAA
- a CDS encoding class I SAM-dependent rRNA methyltransferase: MTEFHPLHLPDLPRLFAARAALPALGTTVYRAAHLTETGGQFTLDVAGDAGVLSLYVPLTPPDEAALAAACGAAGGLAGVYLKRRPVEARHAANVAREDLSPPDPVWGEARPELTALEAGVPLLIRPGADLSVGVFTDARPARAWVRGHAAGRRVLNTFAYTCGFGLSAALGGAAVVKNVDLSRKVLAWGQENYAQSGLDAPDTDFLFGDVFEWLSRLERRGDTFDLVVLDPPSFARGKGGVWRSERDYARLMTQAARVTAPGGQVLALLNHAGVNGAAFERMAAAGLEAAGRRGAVQERLGAGEDYPGARHLKVHAWTLD, from the coding sequence GTGACCGAGTTTCACCCCCTGCACCTGCCTGACCTGCCTCGCCTGTTTGCGGCGCGCGCCGCGCTGCCCGCATTGGGCACGACCGTGTACCGCGCCGCGCACCTGACCGAGACGGGCGGACAGTTCACGCTGGACGTCGCCGGGGACGCCGGGGTGCTCAGCCTGTACGTGCCGCTGACCCCGCCGGACGAGGCGGCGCTGGCGGCGGCCTGCGGCGCGGCGGGCGGGCTGGCCGGGGTGTACCTGAAGCGGCGGCCCGTGGAGGCCCGGCACGCGGCGAACGTGGCCCGCGAGGACCTGTCCCCCCCGGACCCGGTGTGGGGCGAGGCGCGGCCAGAACTGACGGCGCTGGAGGCCGGGGTGCCGCTGCTGATCCGCCCGGGCGCGGACCTGAGCGTCGGGGTCTTCACCGACGCCCGCCCCGCGCGGGCCTGGGTGCGCGGGCACGCGGCGGGGCGGCGGGTGCTGAACACCTTCGCGTACACCTGCGGCTTCGGCCTGAGCGCCGCGCTGGGCGGGGCGGCGGTCGTGAAGAACGTGGACCTGTCCCGCAAGGTGCTGGCCTGGGGGCAGGAGAACTACGCCCAGAGCGGCCTGGACGCGCCGGACACCGACTTCCTGTTCGGGGACGTGTTCGAGTGGCTGTCGCGTCTGGAGCGCCGGGGGGACACCTTTGATCTGGTGGTGCTGGACCCGCCCAGCTTCGCGCGCGGGAAGGGAGGCGTGTGGCGTTCGGAACGGGACTACGCGCGCCTGATGACCCAGGCGGCGCGCGTCACGGCGCCGGGCGGGCAGGTGCTGGCGCTGCTGAATCACGCGGGCGTGAACGGCGCGGCGTTTGAGCGGATGGCGGCGGCGGGCCTGGAGGCGGCCGGGCGGCGCGGCGCGGTCCAGGAGCGGTTGGGCGCGGGCGAGGATTACCCGGGCGCGCGGCACCTGAAGGTGCACGCCTGGACCCTGGACTGA
- a CDS encoding monothiol bacilliredoxin BrxC family protein, which produces MTQAAQNEAQVLVPLTTPEEVDQFLTEYPLAAVFKAGTCHKTMQGFGVLETFLQRHDLPVGFIRVVDWRPASNHVAQRTGIVHHSPQLILFRDGQPQFEVNNWDITPQALGPVFEAQVPVREGVASVATDDNVEPYRRLMRAYLDGQLSDWAFQDQYVNMFRDDASLRSQREFELLSRLFGDPDAYHGGLHQLGAPQGRGDLKARVQELLTELG; this is translated from the coding sequence ATGACGCAAGCTGCTCAGAACGAAGCGCAGGTGCTCGTGCCCCTGACCACCCCCGAGGAAGTCGATCAGTTCCTCACCGAGTACCCGCTGGCCGCGGTGTTCAAGGCCGGCACCTGCCACAAGACCATGCAGGGCTTCGGGGTGCTGGAGACCTTCCTGCAGCGCCACGACCTGCCCGTGGGGTTCATCCGCGTGGTGGACTGGCGCCCCGCGAGCAACCACGTCGCGCAGCGCACCGGCATCGTGCACCACAGCCCGCAGCTGATCCTGTTCCGTGACGGTCAGCCGCAGTTCGAGGTGAACAACTGGGACATCACCCCGCAGGCGCTGGGCCCGGTGTTCGAGGCGCAGGTGCCGGTCCGCGAGGGCGTGGCGAGCGTGGCGACCGACGACAACGTCGAGCCCTATCGCCGCCTGATGCGCGCCTACCTGGACGGGCAGCTGAGCGACTGGGCCTTCCAGGATCAGTACGTGAACATGTTCCGCGACGACGCGAGCCTGCGCAGCCAGCGCGAGTTCGAGCTGCTCTCGCGCCTGTTCGGGGACCCGGACGCGTACCACGGCGGGCTGCATCAGCTGGGCGCCCCGCAGGGCCGCGGGGACCTGAAGGCCCGCGTGCAGGAACTCCTGACCGAACTGGGCTGA
- a CDS encoding HAMP domain-containing protein → MKYTVLIRQPVQSERKPELEQQLRERFGLNGEQAQRLSDRRTGRLMKPTGRARAELLLAMFQSVGADVTLEEVREETSVISEPFQTLSAPVRPAAPARPDDAPLAPDRAEAPLSVSGIWPDVDLTPPGGALPDPFAAPGLSAGAFRAETAAGSALPNEFMPAVAWNAPAPGLTPSAPGVGSTNPFAGDAATALMPPPTPAGLPEPDPDPFATAFGAPLVPSAPARAADPAADVWSDFTGALTLTDAAPAPSAPEVAAVPSAAGMDPIVPGLPDSDAPKLRRSSLRNRMTIGALVPLGVSSLLTLGVLAVTLPGLQQNLVQRNAQAVAVAVASNIDPTRGAQNITPQLEALVKNSSVGFVQVELRDGSRYFSSQVPKVSDLLNAQVSNWLIENPNSAVFRDRISPATLYRDQANEMRAMGGTANDVEKLEKQAADPANQSVTNVNYIVQQITVKQENGQRAVSSERASEADAENVLYTVAVGVENGQPQAALRRTLFLVMFVSLLALAIAAYLALRAARAVVQPIEDLVRVADAISMGDLSRPVRAERNDEIGDLAQALERMRLSLDSAMDRLRRRRRS, encoded by the coding sequence ATGAAGTACACGGTCCTCATCCGACAGCCTGTCCAAAGCGAACGCAAACCGGAACTGGAGCAGCAGCTCCGTGAACGGTTCGGCCTGAATGGCGAGCAGGCGCAGCGCCTCAGTGACCGCCGCACCGGCCGCCTGATGAAACCCACCGGGCGCGCCCGCGCCGAACTGCTGCTCGCCATGTTCCAGTCGGTCGGTGCCGACGTGACCCTCGAGGAGGTCCGCGAGGAGACCAGCGTCATCAGCGAACCTTTCCAGACGCTCTCGGCGCCCGTCCGGCCCGCCGCGCCTGCCCGTCCGGATGACGCGCCGCTCGCCCCGGACCGCGCCGAGGCGCCCCTGTCCGTGTCGGGCATCTGGCCGGACGTGGATCTGACGCCCCCCGGCGGCGCCCTCCCCGATCCGTTCGCTGCGCCGGGGCTGTCTGCCGGAGCCTTCAGGGCAGAGACAGCTGCAGGAAGTGCTCTGCCGAACGAGTTCATGCCAGCCGTCGCCTGGAACGCTCCTGCACCCGGCCTGACGCCATCCGCGCCGGGTGTGGGCAGCACCAACCCCTTCGCAGGCGACGCGGCCACTGCCCTGATGCCGCCCCCCACGCCCGCCGGGCTGCCCGAACCGGACCCGGACCCGTTCGCAACGGCGTTCGGCGCACCCCTCGTGCCGAGTGCGCCCGCCCGGGCGGCCGATCCGGCGGCGGACGTCTGGTCGGACTTCACGGGCGCCCTGACCCTGACCGACGCGGCGCCCGCCCCCAGCGCGCCCGAGGTGGCGGCCGTGCCCAGCGCCGCCGGGATGGACCCCATCGTGCCGGGCCTGCCGGACAGCGACGCCCCGAAACTGCGCCGCAGCAGCCTGCGGAACCGCATGACCATCGGCGCGCTGGTGCCGCTGGGCGTGTCCAGCCTGCTGACGCTGGGCGTGCTGGCCGTGACCCTGCCGGGGCTGCAGCAGAACCTCGTGCAGCGCAACGCGCAGGCGGTGGCGGTCGCGGTGGCGAGCAACATCGACCCGACGCGAGGCGCGCAGAACATCACCCCGCAGCTCGAGGCGCTCGTGAAGAACTCCAGCGTGGGCTTCGTGCAGGTCGAACTGCGCGACGGGTCGCGTTACTTCTCCAGTCAGGTGCCCAAGGTCAGCGATCTGCTGAACGCGCAGGTCAGCAACTGGCTGATCGAAAATCCCAACAGCGCCGTGTTCCGCGACCGGATCTCTCCCGCAACGCTGTACCGCGATCAGGCGAACGAGATGCGTGCCATGGGCGGCACCGCCAACGACGTCGAGAAGCTGGAAAAACAGGCGGCGGACCCGGCCAACCAGTCGGTCACGAACGTGAACTACATCGTGCAGCAGATCACGGTGAAGCAGGAGAACGGCCAGCGCGCCGTGAGCAGCGAGCGCGCCAGTGAAGCCGACGCCGAGAACGTGCTATACACCGTCGCGGTGGGCGTGGAGAACGGGCAGCCGCAGGCGGCGCTGCGCCGCACACTGTTCCTGGTGATGTTCGTGTCGCTGCTGGCCCTGGCCATTGCCGCGTACCTGGCGCTGCGGGCCGCGCGCGCCGTCGTGCAGCCCATCGAGGACCTCGTGCGGGTGGCCGACGCGATCAGCATGGGTGACCTGAGCCGCCCGGTGCGCGCCGAGCGCAACGACGAGATCGGTGACCTCGCGCAGGCCCTGGAACGCATGCGCCTGAGCCTGGATTCCGCGATGGACCGTCTGCGCCGCCGCCGCCGCAGCTGA
- a CDS encoding PA2169 family four-helix-bundle protein, whose product MTMTNENVLDKLQYLLGTLRDGQKGFADAAEHATDPSLKSLFSERSAQRAQMASEVEAHIGRLGDKPREGGSVGAALHRTWLNVRDALTGRDDTAVVAEAERGEDVAVENYQDVLKETELPADVRSFVEGQYAKVKASHDQIRDLKHSMEAR is encoded by the coding sequence ATGACCATGACCAACGAGAACGTTCTCGACAAGCTCCAGTACCTCCTCGGGACCCTGCGCGACGGCCAGAAGGGCTTCGCCGACGCTGCCGAGCACGCCACCGACCCCAGCCTCAAGAGCCTGTTCTCCGAGCGGAGCGCCCAGCGCGCCCAGATGGCCAGCGAGGTCGAGGCCCACATCGGCCGCCTGGGCGACAAGCCCCGCGAGGGCGGCAGTGTCGGCGCGGCCCTGCACCGCACCTGGCTGAACGTCCGTGACGCCCTGACCGGCCGTGACGACACCGCTGTGGTCGCCGAGGCCGAGCGTGGCGAGGACGTCGCCGTCGAGAACTATCAGGACGTGCTGAAGGAAACCGAACTGCCCGCCGACGTGCGCAGCTTCGTCGAAGGCCAGTACGCAAAGGTCAAGGCCAGCCACGACCAGATCCGTGACCTGAAGCACAGCATGGAAGCCCGCTGA
- a CDS encoding YqjF family protein: MTPRVLRMQWLDLCFMHWPVPPAAVQATLPRGVEVDTRDGQAYVGVVPFRMADVAPRFVPAVPGLSAFPELNLRTYVTVNGERGVWFYSLDVTQPLAAALARTFFHLPYRQAHMWVDRQGDVTRYASVRTDLRAGPGAFAGAYRPSGPLLSPAPDSLEAWLTDRLRLFSASPDGRIFQGRIHHAAWPLRRAQAEVRVNTLGERYGFDLSRGPHLLHAGRLDVTARWLDRVR; the protein is encoded by the coding sequence ATGACGCCCCGGGTGCTGCGGATGCAATGGCTGGACCTCTGTTTCATGCACTGGCCGGTGCCGCCCGCCGCCGTGCAGGCGACGCTGCCCAGGGGAGTGGAGGTCGACACCCGGGACGGTCAGGCGTATGTCGGGGTTGTGCCGTTCCGCATGGCGGACGTGGCCCCGCGCTTCGTGCCTGCCGTGCCGGGCCTGAGTGCCTTCCCGGAGCTGAACCTGCGCACCTACGTGACCGTGAACGGCGAACGCGGGGTGTGGTTCTACTCGCTGGACGTGACGCAGCCTCTGGCGGCGGCGCTGGCCCGCACGTTCTTCCACCTGCCCTACCGGCAGGCACACATGTGGGTGGACCGGCAGGGGGACGTCACGCGGTACGCCAGTGTCCGCACCGACCTGCGTGCCGGGCCCGGCGCGTTCGCGGGTGCCTACCGCCCGAGCGGGCCGCTCCTGTCCCCCGCACCGGACAGTCTGGAGGCCTGGCTGACCGACCGGCTGCGGCTGTTCAGCGCGTCGCCGGACGGGCGGATCTTCCAGGGCCGCATCCACCACGCCGCGTGGCCGCTGCGGCGCGCGCAGGCCGAGGTGCGGGTCAACACCCTGGGCGAGCGGTACGGCTTTGACCTGAGCAGAGGGCCGCACCTGTTGCACGCCGGGCGGCTGGACGTGACCGCGAGGTGGCTGGACCGCGTCCGGTGA
- a CDS encoding RelA/SpoT family protein, which yields MGELRALIASRPAEDRERVEAAFVFARDAHAGVNRKSGEPYITHPVAVAVILARLGMDTDSLMAGLLHDTVEDVDGVTFELVERDFGPDVRRIVEGETKVSKLSKQGSQTAEVRESGRDVQAENLRQMLIAMTGDIRIIVVKLADRLHNMRTLGSMKPEKQQRIARETMDIFAPLAHRLGIGQIKWELEDLSFQYLYPDEYAYLQSRLRTRQEERQTLIENAVQQLQDSLTDDLELPEWVSDIDIAGRSKHLWSIHNKMQREGKGLEQIFDLLAIRVILTPRDLVVPPGTDDRRRERAEETREKRICYHTVSIVHSVWTPLPGRFKDYIAVPKPNGYQSLHTTVISPSGQPIEVQIRSRRMHEVAEFGIAAHWMYKQGSQLAQRDRENWISQLRELQNEINDASDYMDAVKVDILSQRVRVFTPKGLAISLPAGSTPIDFAYHIHTRIGETTVGARVNGSIVPLSHRLGNGDMVEIVTSKNGHPSKDWLNFAVTRSARTKIRHHFRAQERSEALQHGHDLLERYLRKRQLAVRQLMRTKLLEDAAQKLMGSRNPDDLYLALHAGKLTPSAVGKVLSPQLAQEQASGPARRAPVPKAPEPGGVYVEGFSTNTKLSQCCTPIRGDQVMGYLTRGRGVSVHRIDCPNMIRLLKDEPERCVAASWEAGTPGSVLVDVDVIAPDRAGLLADVLGVLAREKRSPTKVEAVVGQEEIAVIHLRLNVAGHGDLEGIRRAILTVKGVQDVIRVGGRKRNGASA from the coding sequence ATGGGAGAACTCAGGGCGCTGATCGCGTCCCGCCCCGCAGAGGACCGGGAGCGGGTGGAGGCGGCCTTCGTGTTCGCCCGTGACGCGCACGCGGGCGTGAACCGCAAGAGTGGCGAGCCGTACATCACCCACCCGGTGGCGGTGGCGGTCATCCTGGCGCGGCTGGGCATGGACACCGACAGCCTGATGGCCGGGCTGCTGCACGACACCGTCGAGGACGTGGACGGCGTGACCTTCGAACTTGTCGAGCGGGACTTCGGGCCGGACGTGCGCCGCATCGTGGAGGGCGAGACGAAGGTCAGCAAGCTCAGCAAGCAGGGCTCCCAGACGGCCGAGGTGCGCGAGTCCGGCCGGGACGTGCAGGCCGAGAACCTCCGGCAGATGCTGATCGCCATGACGGGCGACATCCGCATCATCGTGGTGAAACTCGCCGACCGGCTGCACAACATGCGCACGCTGGGGTCCATGAAACCCGAGAAGCAGCAGCGGATCGCGCGCGAGACCATGGACATCTTCGCGCCCCTCGCGCACCGCCTGGGGATCGGGCAGATCAAGTGGGAACTCGAGGACCTGAGCTTCCAGTACCTGTATCCCGATGAATACGCGTACCTCCAGTCGCGGCTGCGTACCCGCCAGGAGGAGCGGCAGACACTCATCGAGAATGCCGTGCAGCAGCTCCAGGATTCCCTGACGGACGATCTGGAGCTGCCGGAGTGGGTGTCGGACATCGACATCGCGGGGCGCAGCAAGCACCTGTGGAGCATCCACAACAAGATGCAGCGCGAGGGCAAGGGTCTGGAGCAGATCTTCGACCTGCTCGCCATCCGCGTGATCCTCACGCCGCGTGACCTGGTGGTGCCGCCCGGCACGGACGACCGTCGCCGTGAACGCGCCGAGGAGACCCGCGAGAAACGCATCTGCTACCACACGGTGAGCATCGTGCACAGCGTCTGGACGCCCCTGCCGGGCCGCTTCAAGGACTACATCGCGGTGCCCAAACCCAACGGGTACCAGTCGCTGCACACCACCGTGATCAGCCCCAGCGGGCAGCCCATCGAGGTGCAGATCCGCTCCCGGCGCATGCACGAGGTCGCGGAATTCGGCATCGCCGCGCACTGGATGTACAAGCAGGGCAGTCAGCTCGCGCAGCGTGACCGCGAGAACTGGATCTCGCAGCTGCGCGAACTCCAGAACGAGATCAACGACGCCTCGGACTACATGGACGCCGTGAAGGTGGACATCCTGTCGCAGCGGGTGCGCGTGTTCACGCCCAAGGGCCTGGCGATCAGCCTCCCGGCGGGCAGCACCCCGATCGACTTCGCGTACCACATCCACACCCGCATCGGCGAGACGACCGTGGGCGCGCGCGTGAACGGCTCCATCGTGCCGCTGTCGCACCGGCTGGGCAACGGCGACATGGTCGAGATCGTCACGAGCAAGAACGGCCACCCCAGCAAGGACTGGCTGAACTTCGCCGTGACCCGCTCGGCCCGCACGAAGATCCGCCATCACTTCCGCGCGCAGGAACGCAGCGAGGCGCTCCAGCATGGGCACGACCTGCTCGAACGCTACCTGCGTAAGCGGCAGCTGGCCGTGCGGCAGCTCATGCGGACCAAGCTGCTGGAGGACGCCGCGCAGAAACTCATGGGCTCCCGCAACCCGGACGACCTGTACCTGGCGCTGCACGCCGGGAAGCTCACGCCCAGCGCCGTGGGTAAGGTCCTGTCGCCGCAGCTGGCGCAGGAACAGGCGTCTGGTCCGGCCCGCCGCGCGCCCGTCCCGAAGGCCCCCGAACCGGGCGGCGTGTACGTCGAGGGCTTCAGCACGAACACCAAGCTCAGCCAGTGCTGCACCCCGATCCGGGGCGATCAGGTCATGGGGTACCTGACGCGCGGCCGCGGCGTGAGCGTGCACCGCATCGACTGCCCGAACATGATCCGCCTGCTGAAGGACGAACCGGAGCGCTGCGTGGCTGCCTCCTGGGAGGCCGGCACGCCGGGCAGCGTCCTGGTGGACGTGGACGTCATCGCGCCCGACCGCGCCGGGCTGCTCGCGGACGTGCTGGGCGTCCTGGCGCGCGAGAAACGCAGCCCCACCAAGGTGGAGGCCGTGGTCGGGCAGGAGGAGATCGCCGTGATCCACCTGCGCCTGAACGTCGCCGGACACGGCGACCTGGAGGGCATCCGCCGCGCGATCCTCACGGTGAAGGGCGTGCAGGACGTCATCCGCGTGGGCGGACGCAAGCGCAACGGCGCCAGCGCGTAA
- a CDS encoding nucleoside hydrolase, whose protein sequence is MSAPRPVILDLDPGHDDAVNILLALASPELHVLGLTTVFGNVGLDRTTRNTLITRQIARSDVPVYAGADRPLVQERISAEAVHGESGLDGPHLPIPTRGTEDEHATAFIIRAVRAHPGQITLIPTGPLTNVALAFRLAPDIIPLVREVVWMGGSTDTGNWTPAAEFNALADPHAAHVVFGSGVPLTMIGLNASHQAIAHPARVAMFRDLGTPTGAFVADLLAFFAEHHLERYGWDGGALHDPLTAAYLLRPDLFTVQPMHVQIDLSGGPSHGRTVADLWHVTGNAPNAQVMTHVNADGFFQFLRDRIATYPA, encoded by the coding sequence ATGAGCGCACCCCGCCCCGTCATCCTGGACCTCGACCCCGGCCACGACGACGCCGTGAACATCCTCCTGGCGCTGGCCAGCCCGGAACTGCACGTCCTGGGCCTGACCACCGTGTTCGGGAACGTGGGCCTGGACCGCACCACCCGCAACACCCTGATCACCCGCCAGATTGCCCGCTCCGACGTGCCGGTGTACGCCGGAGCGGACCGCCCGCTGGTGCAGGAGCGGATCAGCGCGGAGGCCGTGCACGGCGAGAGCGGCCTGGACGGCCCCCACCTGCCCATCCCCACGCGCGGCACGGAAGACGAGCACGCCACCGCGTTCATCATCCGCGCCGTCCGCGCCCACCCCGGCCAGATCACGCTGATCCCCACCGGACCCCTGACGAACGTCGCGCTGGCCTTCCGCCTCGCACCGGACATCATTCCACTGGTGCGGGAGGTCGTGTGGATGGGCGGCAGTACCGACACCGGCAACTGGACGCCCGCCGCCGAATTCAACGCCCTGGCCGACCCGCACGCCGCGCACGTCGTCTTCGGAAGCGGCGTGCCGCTGACCATGATCGGCCTGAACGCCTCCCACCAGGCCATCGCGCACCCCGCCCGCGTGGCCATGTTCCGCGACCTGGGCACCCCCACCGGCGCGTTCGTCGCGGACCTGCTCGCATTCTTCGCCGAACACCACCTAGAACGCTACGGCTGGGACGGCGGCGCGCTGCACGACCCGCTGACCGCCGCGTACCTGCTGCGCCCAGACCTGTTCACCGTGCAGCCCATGCACGTCCAGATCGACCTGAGCGGCGGCCCCAGCCACGGCCGCACCGTCGCCGACCTCTGGCACGTCACCGGGAACGCCCCCAACGCACAGGTCATGACCCACGTGAACGCCGACGGCTTCTTCCAGTTCCTGCGCGACCGCATCGCGACGTACCCGGCGTAA
- a CDS encoding glycoside hydrolase family 16 protein, with product MTVPEYVLTFEDEFSAPDLNRERWLPYYLPQWASREASAARYALPGTGLHLQITGDQPPWNPAFDGALRVSSLQTGCHAGPLGSPVGQHRFHPGLRVTEAQPETWLYTPQYGRFEVALRADLPPGYLGAFWMIGVERDPAQSGEICICEVFGHERTPDAFQVHFGVKPIHDPTLTLDMRDALIPGSPADLHVYSVEWTPHDVTFRVDGQVMGVAAQSPAYPMQLMLNIYELPHLLPGGERRGPWPKTLEVAWVRGWQRVTAR from the coding sequence GTGACCGTGCCGGAATACGTCCTGACCTTCGAGGATGAGTTCAGCGCGCCGGACCTCAACCGTGAGCGCTGGCTGCCGTACTACCTGCCGCAGTGGGCCAGCCGCGAGGCGTCCGCTGCACGCTACGCCCTGCCGGGCACGGGCCTGCACCTCCAGATCACCGGGGATCAGCCGCCGTGGAATCCTGCCTTCGACGGAGCGCTGCGCGTGTCCAGCCTCCAGACCGGGTGCCACGCCGGGCCGTTGGGCAGTCCGGTGGGCCAGCACCGCTTCCACCCGGGCCTGCGGGTCACGGAGGCGCAACCCGAGACGTGGCTGTACACCCCGCAGTACGGCCGGTTCGAGGTCGCCCTGCGCGCCGACCTGCCCCCCGGCTACCTGGGCGCCTTCTGGATGATCGGCGTGGAACGCGACCCCGCGCAGTCCGGCGAGATCTGCATCTGCGAGGTGTTCGGCCATGAGCGCACCCCCGATGCCTTCCAAGTGCACTTTGGCGTGAAACCCATCCACGACCCCACCCTCACCCTGGACATGCGGGACGCCCTGATTCCCGGCAGTCCCGCCGACCTGCACGTCTACAGCGTGGAGTGGACACCGCACGACGTCACCTTCCGCGTGGACGGGCAGGTCATGGGCGTCGCGGCGCAGTCGCCCGCGTACCCCATGCAGCTCATGCTGAACATCTATGAACTCCCGCACCTGCTGCCTGGCGGCGAGCGGCGCGGCCCCTGGCCGAAGACGCTGGAGGTCGCGTGGGTGCGCGGCTGGCAGCGCGTCACAGCGCGGTAG